From the genome of Macrobrachium nipponense isolate FS-2020 chromosome 29, ASM1510439v2, whole genome shotgun sequence, one region includes:
- the LOC135206380 gene encoding tigger transposable element-derived protein 1-like produces MWRANPKLWVTRQFFIDWVNLVFGPSVKKYLKDNNLPLRALLVLDNAPAHPPQIEEEILDEYNFVKVLYPPPNTTSILQPMDQQVISNFKKLYTKHLFRCCFEVTENTNLTLREFWKDHFNIAIGLKIIDIAWQGVTKRTLTSTWKKLWPENVAERDFEGFEIEEEEEPVEEEIVSIGKTIGLEVDERDIEELVEEHSEELTTDELKELQEQRHTEALTEATSEGEETEPKIISTKELKDILAMGKRVAGFVEKNHPEKIATSRATELFNDTCLRHFRNILKGKMKQTSLDMFLEKRPSAQSEQSVAKRPRISESEESNEN; encoded by the coding sequence ATGTGGAGGGCAAACCCTAAGTTGTGGGTCACCAGGCAGTTCTTTATCGACTGGGTAAACCTTGTGTTTGGTCCTTCGGTGAAGAAATATTTGAAGGACAACAACCTGCCCCTGCGAGCCCTTCTCGTCCTCGACAATGCTCCTGCACATCCACCACAGATTGAGGAAGAAATACTCGATGAGTATAATTTTGTGAAGGTTCTCTACCCTCCTCCAAACACCACCTCTATCCTCCAGCCAATGGACCAACAGGTAATATCAAATTTCAAGAAACTCTACACCAAGCACCTGTTTCGCTGTTGCTTTGAGGTGACGGAGAACACAAATCTCACCCTTCGAGAGTTTTGGAAGGACCATTTTAACATAGCAATAGGCCTCAAAATCATCGATATTGCCTGGCAGGGGGTTACGAAAAGGACCTTGACCTCTACTTGGAAGAAGCTGTGGCCTGAAAATGTGGCTGAAAGAGATTTTGAAGGCTTTGAgattgaggaggaagaggagccagtGGAGGAAGAGATCGTGTCCATTGGCAAGACTATAGGTCTGGAGGTGGATGAAAGAGACATCGAGGAACTCGTTGAGGAGCACTCCGAGGAACTTACGACTGACGAGTTAAAGGAGCTACAAGAGCAACGGCACACAGAAGCATTAACTGAAGCTACTTCGGAGGGAGAGGAGACAGAGCCGAAGATAATCAGTACAAAAGAACTCAAGGATATTTTGGCAATGGGGAAGAGGGTGGCAGGTTTTGTTGAAAAGAACCATCCTGAAAAAATTGCAACGAGTCGTGCGACAGAGCTTTTCAACGACACGTGCCTACGTCATTTCAGAAACATTctcaaagggaaaatgaaacagactTCCTTAGACATGTTTCTTGAGAAAAGGCCTTCAGCTCAAAGTGAGCAAAGTGTGGCAAAAAGGCCAAGAATTAGTGAAAGTGAAGAGAG